In the Candidatus Binatia bacterium genome, GTCCCGGATCGAGTCGAGCTCGCAGGACAGGAACGCGACCCCGCCGTCCGCCGTGATCACGTTGCCCGTCGTGTAGCCGTCGCGGGTGCGCCAGGTGATCACCCAAGACTCGTCGTTCACGTCCTTGTTGATCAGCACGCCGCTGCGATCCGACGTGCACTGAACCCCGGACTCGCGCTGGGCATGCGCCGCCGGAGCGGAGAGAACGACCACGGTCGCCAGAGCGGCGACGCCGAGGCGCCGACGAACCGAACGCATAGCTTACCTCCCGCTGGCGTCCCGCGAGAGCCCGCGGGACGAGTCTAAACGATCTCCAGCGAGGTCGGCCGTTCGGCGCCGAAACTTTAGACGACGAGCGCGACGCGCGTGCGCTCACCAGCGGTGCGCGAACTCCTCGGCCCAGCCGATCAGGCCGTCGACCGCGATGTCGCGGCCCTCGACGCGGACCCGTCCGCGCCAGCGGCCGAACGCACACACGCCGCCGGTCGCGAGCACGCCGAGGTTGAGACGCGGCGTGTGCGCGGCGACGGGCTCGAGCGTCAAGTCGAGCACGCCCGAGTGCTCGGCGACGACGCGCCACGGCTTGCGCCACTGCGCCGCGTCGTACTCCCAGCGCAGGTCCTCCATGATCTTGTGCAGGCGACCGTTGCACAGGATGCCGTTCTCGTTGGCGCCCGTTCCGGTCGTCCAGCGGGCGCCGAAGTTGACGCCGAGCAGCACGTCACCCGCCCAGCCGGTGGCCACGCCCCAGTTCCAGAACGAGCGGTACGGCCACATGCCGCGCCCCCAGTCCTGCACGCCGAACGAGGTGCGGGGCTCGAAGACGTAGCGGCGCTCGCCGGCGCGCACCTCGCCCGTGCACGGCAGCGCGGCGTGCTTCGAGTTGCACTGAAAGCGCGTCTCGCTCCACGGCACGACGACGTTCAGGCTCTCGTGCCCGGGCGGACGGCTCACCTTGAAGTCGGCGACGACCTCGGTGCCGTCGCCCGCCTTGCCGCGGAAGCGCACCGCGAGGTCGTTGCCTTCGAAACGGTTCTCGTAGGTGAGGCCGCCGCCCTGGAAGCCGACGGTCGCGTCCACCTGCTCCGGCAGCGCGATGCTCCCCGGCCGGACGTACGACGAGCCCGTCCAGTGCTTGCCGTCGCGGAAGTCGGTGAGCGTGAACGAGCAGAACGCCGCGTAGTCGATGTCGGCGAGCGTCACCGAGAAGACGAAGTCGGGCGCGATCCAGTTCCAGAAGTTCCAGCGCTTCTTGCGCGGCCAGTGGCCGCGCAGGTTGGCGCGGAACAGCGGCTGACGCGCGAAGCCGACGGCGTCGGGATTGAGGCGTCCGCGCGCGTCGCACACGTCGACCGGCTCGGTGATCTCGCGCTCGACGTAGACCGGCTCGCGCACGCGGCGCGCACCGGGACGGTCGAGGATCGGAAGGTGGTCGGGAAGCTGCGGCATGTGAGGTGGTGACGACTCGCGGTGATCGGCTGGCGTGACTCTCAGGAGATGACGCCCTGCTCCTTCAGCTTGCCGAGGTCGTCCCACGTGAGCCCGGCCTCGAGCAGCACGCTCTCGGTGTCCGCGCCGACGTCGGGCGCGTGGTTGCGCACGCGCGGCGGCTCGTTGCCGAACTGCACCGGGCTCGCAGCGACGCGCACCTTGCCGTGCTCGGGGTGGTCGACGTCGAGGATGTAGCCGTTCGCTTTGACTTGACGGTCCTCGACGACCTCGAGCGGCGACTGCACGGGACCCCAAATGCACTCCGAGGCATCGAGCAGCTCCGCCCAGTGCGCGCGCGGCTTGCTCTTGAACATCGCGCGCAGCTCCTCGTGCAGCGCGGGGCCGTTCTGCGCGCGGACCTCGTCGGGGTTGAAGCGCGGGTCCTGCAGCAGGTCGTCGCGCTGCACGGCCTTCGCGAAGATCGGCCAGAAGCGGTTGTGCTGCAGCATCATCAGCACGAGGTGGCGTCCGTCGGCGCACTCGTAGGTCGCGACCAGCGGGTTCGGCGTGCCGC is a window encoding:
- a CDS encoding DUF2804 domain-containing protein, producing the protein MPQLPDHLPILDRPGARRVREPVYVEREITEPVDVCDARGRLNPDAVGFARQPLFRANLRGHWPRKKRWNFWNWIAPDFVFSVTLADIDYAAFCSFTLTDFRDGKHWTGSSYVRPGSIALPEQVDATVGFQGGGLTYENRFEGNDLAVRFRGKAGDGTEVVADFKVSRPPGHESLNVVVPWSETRFQCNSKHAALPCTGEVRAGERRYVFEPRTSFGVQDWGRGMWPYRSFWNWGVATGWAGDVLLGVNFGARWTTGTGANENGILCNGRLHKIMEDLRWEYDAAQWRKPWRVVAEHSGVLDLTLEPVAAHTPRLNLGVLATGGVCAFGRWRGRVRVEGRDIAVDGLIGWAEEFAHRW